The Desulfonatronum thiosulfatophilum genomic interval CATCTTCAGCCTGGGGCTGGGCATCTTTACCCTGGGTTCGCTGTTGTGCGGTCTGGCTCCCAGCGTGGGCTGGCTGATCTTCTTTCGGGCTCTGCAGGCCGTGGGCGCGGCCATGAGCCAGGCTCTGGGCATCGCCATCGTCACGGAACTCGCGCCGCCCCATCGCCGGGGCCGGGCCATCGGCCTGATCGGCGCCTCCGTGGCCATGGGCCTGTCGCTCGGGCCATCCCTGGGGGGACTGATCATCGAATTCGTCGGCTGGCGCTGGATATTCCTGATCAACGTGCCCCTGGGCATTCTGGCCCAATTGATCATTTATCGGCACATGCCGCCCCTGGCTCCGGCGAAACGCGATCAACGCTTCGACGTGCCCGGCGCGGTACTGACCGCCATCACCCTGGTCGCCTATTCCATGGGCATGACCTTCGGCCAGAAGATCGGCTTCGGCTCACCGCTGAGCCTGACGCTTCTTGCCGTCGCGGCTGTTTCCCTGTTCGGTTTCATCGCCGTGGAACGGCGGGTCAAGCAGCCCATGATCGACCTGACGCTGTTTCGCAATCCGCTGTTCAACATGAACCTGATCATGTCCGTGCTGGTCTTCATTTCCCTGTCCGCCGGCTTCATCATGCCGTTTTTCCTGCAACTGGCCCAGGGCCGTCCACCCAGCGAAGTGGGCCTGTTGATGATGGTCATTCCCCTGAGCATGGGCCTGGTGGCGCCCTTTGCCGGAGCGCTGTCCGATCGTTTCGGTCCCCGCGGCCTGAGCCTGCTGGGTCTGGTCATCCTGGTCTGCGGCTGTCTCGCCGTCAGCACGCTGACCCTGGAAACCTCATGGTGGGGTTTCGCGCTGCGGGTCATGCCCGTGGGGCTGGGAGTCGGCCTGTTCCAGGCTCCGAACAACAGCGCCATCATGAGCGCCGTGCCGCGGGAGCACCTGGGCGTAGCCTCGGGACTGCTGAACTACTCCCGTGTCTTCGGCCAATCCACGGGATTGCCCCTGATCGGCTCCATCTTCACCATCTTTGTCGTTTCCGTAACCCTTGAACCGGTCCGGACGGATTTTACTCTGGTTCCCCCCGAAGCCCTGGCCGCGGGAATTGCCGGCGCCTACAGATTTCAGGCCGTGCTGCTCCTGGCGGCCATCGGACTGGGCATTGCGGCCTGGGTCGTTGATCATCGCCGCGGCAGCGCGTCTCTGCCTCCGGCCGCGAGAATCGAACGGCCTACCTCGGGGGGATGACCATGATCACGGATAATCGGGCCAAACCCTGCCTCGTCGAGGATTTTACGGGATATGCGGCCGCACTGAGCAACGTTCTCGACGCAGTCGGCGCACCTGTTGTATTGAAACGGCGCAAACGAGTAATCATCAAACCCAATCTCGTGAACACCTCGCCGTTTCCGGTGACCACGCACCCGGACATGGTTCGCGCTTTGGTGGAATATATTCGCAGGCACTCCAAAGCCCGCATCGTCCTGGCCGAAGGCTGTGGAGACGCATGCCGAGAAACCGCGGAGATCTTCGCCTGCCTGGGCTACACGCAATTGGCCGCGGAGTATGACCTTGAACTGCTGGATTTAAACCGTGCGCCCCTGATGCGGATGACCAACCCCGAGTGCTCGTTCTTTCCGGAAATCTACCTGCCCCGGGCCGTCATGAGCGGCCTGCTTATTTCCGTGGCCGTACTCAAGCGGCACAGCCTGTCCCAGGTCACCCTGAGCATGAAGAACATGCTCGGCCTTGCGCCGCCGTCGCATTATCAATGCGGCGGCTCGTGGAAGAAATCAGCCCTGCACGCGGACATGCAGCGCGCCATTTTCGAGTTGAATTGCTACCGCGCTCCGGATCTGGCCGTCATCGACGCCAGCGTCGGTCTGGCTGACTACCACCTGGGCGGACCGGTCTGTTCGCCG includes:
- a CDS encoding MFS transporter, which produces MSSPPSSINLSGPVHGASDAVPPDQVPKYTFLSMIGVNLMVFMATLDMSIVNVALPSLAKQLNTDFATVQWVVLSYVLVVASLLLMVSRLGDIRGKKRIFSLGLGIFTLGSLLCGLAPSVGWLIFFRALQAVGAAMSQALGIAIVTELAPPHRRGRAIGLIGASVAMGLSLGPSLGGLIIEFVGWRWIFLINVPLGILAQLIIYRHMPPLAPAKRDQRFDVPGAVLTAITLVAYSMGMTFGQKIGFGSPLSLTLLAVAAVSLFGFIAVERRVKQPMIDLTLFRNPLFNMNLIMSVLVFISLSAGFIMPFFLQLAQGRPPSEVGLLMMVIPLSMGLVAPFAGALSDRFGPRGLSLLGLVILVCGCLAVSTLTLETSWWGFALRVMPVGLGVGLFQAPNNSAIMSAVPREHLGVASGLLNYSRVFGQSTGLPLIGSIFTIFVVSVTLEPVRTDFTLVPPEALAAGIAGAYRFQAVLLLAAIGLGIAAWVVDHRRGSASLPPAARIERPTSGG
- a CDS encoding DUF362 domain-containing protein, with the protein product MITDNRAKPCLVEDFTGYAAALSNVLDAVGAPVVLKRRKRVIIKPNLVNTSPFPVTTHPDMVRALVEYIRRHSKARIVLAEGCGDACRETAEIFACLGYTQLAAEYDLELLDLNRAPLMRMTNPECSFFPEIYLPRAVMSGLLISVAVLKRHSLSQVTLSMKNMLGLAPPSHYQCGGSWKKSALHADMQRAIFELNCYRAPDLAVIDASVGLADYHLGGPVCSPPVNKIVAGFDPVAVDATGAALLNMDWRIIGHIQMAHGRLGHAEVPGE